Below is a window of Streptomyces sp. NBC_01429 DNA.
CGTGCTCGACACCGCTCTCGTCCGTGTCTCACCCGAGGCGTACGACGATGTCGTGGCGACCTACAAGACACCGGTCGTCGCGCTGCTCGAGTACGGCCTCGTGGCCGCCATCCTCTTCCACGCGCTCAACGGCCTCCGGGTCATCGCCGTGGACTTCTGGTCCAAGGGCCCCCGCTACCAGAAGCAGATGCTCTGGTCCGCCGTGGGCATCTGGATCATCCTGATGGTGGGCGCCCTCT
It encodes the following:
- the sdhC gene encoding succinate dehydrogenase, cytochrome b556 subunit, which produces MPAGTLYRGREGMWSWVAHRVTGVLIFFFLFVHVLDTALVRVSPEAYDDVVATYKTPVVALLEYGLVAAILFHALNGLRVIAVDFWSKGPRYQKQMLWSAVGIWIILMVGALYPVLGHAVREVFGS